The following proteins are encoded in a genomic region of Gimesia algae:
- a CDS encoding ATP-binding protein — MVEFFSKLFDTSDYPARWNCGNWTSGEGWLHILSDVGTWSAYTAIPVVLLYFTFKRRDIPYTRLFGLFAAFILLCGTVHLVEAIIFWYPIYRISGLLKLATAIVSWAAVIVLIKYMPRLLQLPSIAATNTRLLEEVEQRKEIERDLRWMQSRYEAFLNSTSSIIWTTDPQGKFIVPQISWQRFTGQTWENHQGDGWLKALLPEDRAELSALWSKPTEKHSSYREHGHTSYRIHGHIWHAKSESYRPVITEAVPVFDQDGQILEWVGTVSDIHEQRMAEESLSAAEAESSRQKRELELIYDTAPVGMGLVDREYRYLRINDTLARINGIPREAHLGQVYFDLVPGIADRIKPLYEKVFRTGKAVKNQEVRGTTPASEKERCWLVNYHPLTHRSGEVWGVSSIVQDITARKEMEETLRDSEQQASQANLAKSEFLANMSHEIRTPMAAVLGYADVLLGHLNDPDNLNCVMIMKRNGEHLLELINDILDLSRIEAGKLEVDLKEAPLRELVADVQALMQVRADEKNLMLNIKFSGKVPELIMTDATRLRQILINLIGNAIKFTDQGEVRLVIRLLADAETPTIEFAVQDTGIGMSDDQIQRLFKPFSQGDSSVTRAYGGSGLGLAISKRLVQMLKGQLKVKSEVGQGSVFRVRLPAGSIKGIPLIESGILERKTDGADPAPKVHRLNCRVLVVDDRREVRHISQHFLEKAGAAVSSAEDGQQGVDMALIARDAGDPFDVILMDMQMPKMDGLQAISELRAAGLESPIIALTADAMKGDRERCLQGGCDDYLSKPIDHAQMVEMVWRYSEEVTTDALQTQRQEQAARFRD; from the coding sequence ATGGTTGAGTTCTTTTCGAAGCTCTTTGATACGTCGGACTATCCTGCCCGCTGGAATTGTGGCAACTGGACCAGCGGCGAAGGCTGGCTGCATATACTTTCCGATGTCGGCACGTGGTCTGCTTATACAGCGATCCCTGTTGTACTGCTCTATTTCACTTTTAAACGGCGTGACATTCCCTATACCAGGCTTTTTGGCTTATTCGCTGCGTTCATCCTGTTGTGTGGCACAGTGCATCTGGTCGAGGCGATCATATTCTGGTATCCGATTTATCGAATATCGGGATTGTTGAAACTGGCGACAGCCATTGTTTCCTGGGCAGCGGTGATTGTGCTGATCAAATATATGCCGCGTCTGTTGCAGTTGCCCTCGATCGCAGCAACCAATACACGACTGTTGGAAGAAGTCGAGCAGCGGAAGGAAATCGAAAGGGACCTGCGCTGGATGCAGTCCCGCTATGAAGCCTTCTTAAATAGTACCAGCAGTATTATCTGGACCACTGATCCGCAGGGGAAGTTTATTGTACCGCAGATCTCCTGGCAGCGTTTCACCGGGCAGACCTGGGAAAACCATCAGGGTGACGGGTGGCTGAAAGCCCTGCTGCCTGAAGATCGCGCTGAACTGTCTGCTCTGTGGAGTAAGCCAACCGAGAAACATAGTAGTTACCGTGAGCATGGTCATACCAGTTATCGTATTCATGGTCATATCTGGCACGCAAAGAGCGAATCGTATCGCCCCGTGATTACAGAAGCCGTTCCGGTCTTTGATCAGGATGGACAAATCCTGGAATGGGTTGGCACGGTGAGTGATATTCATGAGCAGCGGATGGCAGAAGAAAGTCTGAGTGCAGCCGAAGCTGAGTCCAGTCGCCAGAAACGCGAGCTGGAACTGATTTACGATACGGCACCTGTAGGCATGGGGCTGGTTGATCGCGAATATCGTTATCTGCGGATCAATGATACGCTGGCCCGCATTAATGGAATACCCCGAGAAGCGCATCTGGGTCAAGTCTATTTTGACTTAGTTCCTGGAATTGCAGACCGGATCAAACCGCTCTATGAAAAAGTCTTCCGGACAGGTAAGGCTGTGAAAAATCAGGAAGTGCGTGGCACGACTCCTGCCAGTGAAAAAGAACGCTGCTGGCTGGTGAATTATCACCCGTTGACACACAGGAGCGGTGAGGTTTGGGGAGTGAGTTCTATCGTACAGGACATCACTGCCCGTAAAGAGATGGAAGAAACATTACGGGATAGCGAACAGCAGGCATCGCAGGCTAACCTTGCCAAGAGTGAATTTCTGGCGAATATGAGTCATGAAATTCGCACTCCGATGGCTGCTGTTTTAGGTTACGCCGATGTTCTGCTTGGGCATCTGAATGATCCCGATAATCTGAACTGCGTCATGATCATGAAGCGGAATGGGGAACACCTGCTGGAATTGATTAATGATATTCTTGATCTATCACGGATTGAAGCCGGTAAACTGGAAGTCGATCTGAAAGAAGCACCTCTCCGTGAACTGGTTGCGGACGTTCAAGCGCTGATGCAGGTACGGGCTGACGAAAAGAACCTGATGTTGAATATCAAGTTTTCCGGGAAGGTGCCCGAATTGATCATGACCGATGCAACCCGTCTGCGTCAGATTCTGATCAATCTGATTGGAAATGCTATCAAATTTACCGATCAGGGCGAGGTGCGACTGGTGATCAGACTGCTGGCTGATGCTGAGACGCCGACCATCGAATTTGCCGTGCAGGACACAGGGATTGGCATGAGTGATGACCAGATTCAGCGTCTGTTTAAACCGTTCTCACAGGGAGATTCTTCGGTCACAAGAGCGTATGGAGGCAGCGGACTCGGGCTGGCGATCAGTAAGCGACTGGTACAGATGCTGAAAGGCCAGCTCAAGGTCAAGAGTGAGGTGGGGCAGGGGTCTGTTTTCCGAGTGCGACTTCCCGCCGGTTCCATCAAAGGGATTCCGCTGATTGAATCTGGCATCCTGGAGAGAAAAACAGATGGTGCAGATCCGGCACCGAAAGTCCATCGTCTCAACTGTCGCGTACTGGTCGTTGATGACCGACGTGAAGTCCGGCATATCAGTCAGCATTTCCTGGAGAAAGCAGGAGCGGCTGTGTCCTCAGCCGAAGACGGACAACAGGGGGTCGATATGGCGTTGATTGCCCGTGATGCGGGTGATCCGTTTGATGTGATCCTGATGGATATGCAGATGCCTAAGATGGATGGCTTACAGGCGATTTCAGAGCTGCGGGCTGCAGGTCTGGAATCACCGATTATCGCGCTCACCGCCGACGCCATGAAGGGAGATCGCGAACGCTGCCTGCAGGGAGGCTGTGATGATTACTTGTCAAAGCCCATTGATCACGCGCAAATGGTTGAGATGGTCTGGCGGTATTCCGAAGAAGTCACCACAGACGCGCTCCAGACTCAGCGACAGGAACAGGCGGCACGATTTCGGGATTAA
- a CDS encoding sialidase family protein yields MTSNYLTRRDFIHTSLYSLAAVSAAGTAAVQAVESRESLISSISKETLFRNRDGAGITWFHPRGCMIPGANGNATFFMNLQEIGGSDYFGPVHWCESNDRGKTWTKPAPIPALDRDPVKGHPGLQAGVCDVTPQYHPQTGTILSLGHVVFYRGPRFAKGDQLARYPVYAVRDKAGQWSERKILKWDDPRGSEIYTNNCGQRFVMPNGDIMMSFTFGANKQPRMVAGVHCAFDGSELTIREVGPPLQNEIGRGLLEPSITRFQDKFFMTIRAEDGHGYVAVSPDGLNYKPQTAWAFDDGTPIGMSTTQQHWLTHSDSLFLVYTRKDQTNANVIRWRSPLWVAQVDPEKLCLIRETEQVVLPLVGDGVNDPNQVALMGNFAVTNVSPQESCITVGEWMPRNQAKGDVLLGRIKWNKPNRSVPDFVS; encoded by the coding sequence ATGACTTCCAATTACCTGACTCGTCGTGATTTCATCCACACTTCCCTTTATTCTCTCGCCGCTGTATCTGCTGCCGGAACGGCTGCGGTGCAGGCCGTGGAATCGAGAGAGTCGCTGATTAGCTCCATCTCCAAAGAAACGCTGTTTCGCAATCGCGATGGTGCAGGTATCACGTGGTTTCATCCACGGGGGTGTATGATTCCGGGGGCGAACGGAAACGCGACGTTTTTTATGAACCTGCAGGAGATCGGGGGTTCCGACTACTTCGGGCCGGTTCACTGGTGTGAATCGAATGATCGCGGGAAGACGTGGACAAAGCCGGCGCCGATTCCTGCGCTGGACCGTGATCCGGTCAAGGGGCATCCAGGTCTGCAGGCGGGCGTCTGTGATGTCACGCCGCAGTATCACCCGCAGACCGGGACCATCCTCTCGCTGGGACATGTCGTCTTTTATCGAGGGCCGCGGTTTGCAAAGGGGGATCAACTGGCCCGCTACCCTGTGTATGCTGTGCGTGACAAAGCAGGGCAATGGTCTGAGCGGAAGATTCTCAAATGGGATGATCCGCGCGGCTCAGAAATCTATACCAACAACTGTGGACAGCGTTTCGTCATGCCGAACGGCGATATTATGATGTCATTTACCTTCGGCGCGAACAAACAACCGCGGATGGTGGCAGGCGTCCACTGTGCTTTTGACGGGTCTGAGCTGACAATCCGCGAAGTCGGACCACCATTACAAAATGAAATCGGGCGTGGCTTGCTGGAACCTTCGATCACGCGGTTCCAGGACAAGTTCTTTATGACCATTCGCGCCGAAGACGGGCACGGCTATGTCGCGGTCAGCCCGGACGGATTGAACTACAAACCGCAGACGGCATGGGCCTTCGACGACGGCACGCCCATCGGCATGTCGACCACGCAACAACACTGGCTCACCCATTCCGACAGTCTGTTCCTGGTCTACACCCGCAAAGATCAGACAAACGCCAACGTCATCCGCTGGCGCTCGCCGCTCTGGGTCGCGCAGGTCGATCCGGAGAAGCTCTGTCTGATTCGCGAAACCGAACAGGTTGTTCTGCCCCTGGTCGGGGATGGCGTGAACGATCCCAACCAGGTCGCACTGATGGGCAACTTCGCTGTCACGAACGTCAGCCCGCAAGAATCGTGCATCACCGTCGGCGAATGGATGCCTCGCAACCAAGCGAAAGGCGACGTGCTGCTCGGCCGGATCAAGTGGAACAAGCCGAATCGTAGTGTACCCGACTTTGTGAGTTAA
- a CDS encoding HNH endonuclease, whose product MARNWTRDELILAMSLYCRLPFGKFDKGNPDVIQLADAIDRTHSSVAMKLSNLASLDPFHQERGIKALPNASKADRQIWQEFHSDWEGLADECLRLEIEYHLQPVEDAIEEQSLFEGETESTRVTKVRRAQRFFRSTVLASYEYRCCITKIDLKELLIASHIIPWSEDSAKRADPHNGLCLNALHDKAFDRGLITLDEEYRLIYSRLLSESLSVNAMNQFFKPYEGKAIQFPLRFRPDQNCLRRHREHIFLT is encoded by the coding sequence ATGGCACGTAATTGGACTCGTGACGAACTGATTCTAGCCATGAGCCTTTATTGTCGCTTACCATTTGGGAAGTTTGACAAAGGAAACCCCGATGTCATCCAACTGGCTGATGCCATTGATCGAACACACTCAAGTGTAGCGATGAAACTCTCTAATCTGGCGTCTCTTGATCCGTTCCATCAGGAACGAGGTATCAAAGCACTTCCTAATGCTTCTAAAGCTGACCGACAAATCTGGCAGGAATTCCATTCTGACTGGGAAGGATTAGCGGATGAATGCCTACGACTTGAAATTGAATATCACCTTCAGCCAGTCGAAGATGCTATTGAGGAACAGTCGCTATTTGAAGGCGAAACAGAATCGACTCGCGTGACAAAAGTCCGGCGTGCCCAGCGATTCTTCCGCTCGACAGTTTTGGCATCCTATGAATACCGTTGCTGTATCACTAAAATCGATCTCAAGGAATTGCTCATTGCGAGCCATATCATCCCCTGGAGTGAAGACTCAGCCAAGAGAGCAGACCCCCACAACGGTCTCTGCTTGAACGCGCTCCACGACAAAGCCTTTGATCGTGGCTTGATCACACTGGATGAGGAATACCGCCTGATCTATTCTCGATTACTTAGTGAATCTCTTTCAGTTAATGCAATGAATCAATTCTTCAAGCCATATGAAGGCAAAGCAATTCAATTTCCATTGCGATTCCGTCCAGATCAGAATTGTCTGCGGAGACACAGGGAACACATTTTTCTTACCTGA
- a CDS encoding M56 family metallopeptidase: MDDVTFIIYTLVRLSLLLVLGWVTLRLIRNHNPRWSVLTSRCLISAALLMPLACLCLPVTSLAVLPPVESQTADSTETFRENETPVISESVKPEPAVSLQPVPLNLPGISPEPKQSDAKISSEPLVADIPSDTQSEPERSAAAVTLVESNIRTRSLTNRQASSPVQSEFPWWLVCWIVISLLLLLRIGWQIQRMRKLLYYSETAPASLQPECDALAAQFNLKHVPPLRVSSQLEGPCTIGLIQPTVLLPVSWINELSQSERRAILMHELSHVASFDLFWDLLSRLVSAIWWFHPLVWRLTARHRLACEHMSDALAADSIDDIESYRQLLAGWALHRQGAETRASALAMADRSFLLRRLKWLETPRSIHRLKRSRCYACLLLAVLLSVGIASVRFSPQVIAQKPDQPEEVKNTEPKDNKEKLKADPKKADASRVRKPGKADINLKQTTPKIVTVVDDKDQPVEGAKVRVGWWEDNEGDMQLKIVINPPITNQKGEVTIQVPEGAARAQISAEAEGYAKAGKQYSLSGSPKLVLQPGRIIRVKAMDVKGNRLPDAYPLLEDSHILGREFKQNDRRLGYFTSPVVELDRRWMRVVARKEEGTVLFSRLIDVTSPERVEEDGTIVAILEPGIRLEGRLDDSVPRPLKNGCVELYINEGQDHKIGGGWTWEQTADVKEDGTFEFDSLPTGGHVQLFALVDGHQSTRPTVQSLKNYLKRHNAGEESILDNAIQRHDAFWPHLFPLTQGLYKTEVELPCTPTTSLDVKVVDPLGQPIEGATVKFNPNGLFFSGELFIPAIVSLEMSNQIIRHNNEEVKQRYQWGNDTFLGVKTDAQGIARVRNLPADDSESYKVSADGYQMPIYPNSFEDGPRRYALIDLSGGKTLRRTITMEKYVPVSSREILVVNQNAEPVPGITVTVNEIAFENAPDDWQLWASQRFGPMASEKTGDDGIVRLQLPLEVNGEAVSRLRITVQGRVKIEGTLRDAYVQRKRLIIPREADGRVVVLTISKEAPKEKNQFFDVAVAYEKPEALLSHLPKLLLKKLQTQPSMVVLNGLLKMNQFDAATPLQFTSDWNLIGKNSSKKSERSPIATIATPQGERVIVLCAVRPKDATWELKPKLRFPPRAAFVFDAEGTLIRMLGGWASSRGSYCNVMLNNLGGTDDYFITTSAFETHGPFEYIQHWYQIGQEDKPALTFYGYANATSWSGKPGPSQPLAEFGYLDLGFNGSRPDHLVCGVLPNGTQAPRKIYWDGVHKQFIAPVRESVEGKPLYQVDLEHSHQFVPLQVEPGHLVVGGGRRDYKNWHAWSCVVPQGKTARVHLFSVDASGGQPVETDYFTRELSAGQHNLHLHLADNQQDQSQSDAELQIDDTIKEKLTVPRVPIAGVPSVKGVSIARTGKGPLDLFNRKTTQKQQRLIWRVELLDSPDKSE; the protein is encoded by the coding sequence ATGGATGACGTCACTTTCATCATATACACACTGGTCCGACTTAGTCTGTTACTGGTACTGGGTTGGGTGACGCTGAGGCTGATCCGCAACCACAATCCGCGCTGGTCTGTTTTGACCTCACGTTGCCTGATTTCAGCGGCGCTGTTGATGCCGCTCGCCTGTCTCTGTCTGCCTGTCACCAGTCTGGCGGTTTTACCCCCGGTTGAGTCACAAACCGCAGATTCGACAGAGACTTTCAGAGAAAATGAGACACCTGTCATTTCAGAAAGCGTAAAGCCGGAGCCTGCCGTTTCCCTGCAACCTGTACCACTGAACTTACCGGGAATTTCTCCGGAGCCGAAACAATCTGACGCGAAGATATCATCAGAACCACTGGTTGCCGATATTCCTTCAGATACACAATCTGAACCAGAACGATCAGCGGCGGCAGTCACTCTTGTTGAATCTAATATCAGAACGCGTTCTCTTACAAACCGGCAGGCATCGTCGCCAGTTCAATCAGAATTCCCCTGGTGGCTGGTCTGTTGGATCGTCATCAGTTTGCTGTTACTTCTGCGCATCGGCTGGCAGATTCAACGCATGAGGAAACTGTTATATTATTCAGAAACAGCGCCCGCTTCACTACAGCCAGAATGTGATGCGCTGGCGGCGCAGTTCAATCTCAAACATGTACCACCGCTGCGCGTTTCGTCGCAGTTAGAAGGACCCTGTACCATCGGACTGATTCAACCGACGGTGTTACTGCCGGTATCCTGGATCAACGAACTTTCGCAATCAGAACGCCGCGCGATTCTAATGCATGAATTATCGCATGTGGCCAGTTTCGACTTATTCTGGGACCTGCTTTCACGTCTCGTGTCTGCAATCTGGTGGTTTCATCCACTGGTCTGGCGGTTGACTGCACGGCATCGGCTGGCGTGTGAGCACATGTCCGATGCGCTGGCCGCAGATTCGATTGACGACATTGAAAGCTATCGACAGTTGTTGGCTGGCTGGGCGCTGCATCGTCAGGGAGCAGAAACCCGCGCGTCGGCACTTGCAATGGCCGATCGCAGTTTCCTGCTCCGCAGGTTAAAATGGCTGGAAACTCCACGCTCTATTCACAGGCTGAAACGTTCACGCTGCTATGCATGCCTGTTGTTGGCGGTGCTGCTGTCAGTCGGCATTGCCTCTGTTCGTTTCAGTCCCCAGGTGATCGCACAAAAACCGGATCAGCCGGAAGAAGTCAAAAATACCGAACCAAAAGACAACAAAGAAAAACTCAAAGCAGATCCGAAGAAAGCTGACGCGTCCCGCGTCAGAAAACCGGGGAAAGCCGACATCAACCTGAAGCAGACAACACCTAAAATCGTGACTGTTGTCGACGACAAGGATCAACCCGTTGAAGGTGCCAAAGTCCGTGTTGGCTGGTGGGAGGATAACGAAGGTGACATGCAGCTCAAAATTGTCATCAATCCTCCGATCACCAATCAGAAAGGGGAAGTGACCATCCAGGTACCTGAGGGCGCTGCCCGGGCACAGATTTCTGCTGAAGCGGAGGGCTATGCAAAAGCCGGAAAACAATATTCACTCAGCGGCAGTCCCAAGCTGGTCCTGCAGCCGGGGCGGATCATTCGTGTCAAAGCGATGGATGTGAAAGGAAACCGACTGCCCGATGCGTATCCCCTGCTGGAAGACTCGCACATTCTGGGTCGCGAATTCAAACAGAACGATCGGCGCCTGGGTTACTTTACCTCACCCGTCGTCGAACTGGACCGTCGCTGGATGCGGGTTGTGGCGAGAAAAGAAGAGGGGACCGTTCTGTTCAGTCGCTTGATTGATGTGACCAGTCCAGAACGTGTGGAAGAGGACGGCACAATTGTGGCGATCCTCGAACCGGGCATCCGTCTGGAAGGTCGACTGGACGACTCGGTGCCGCGGCCACTCAAAAATGGCTGCGTGGAACTCTATATCAATGAAGGTCAGGATCACAAGATCGGCGGAGGCTGGACCTGGGAGCAGACCGCGGATGTGAAAGAAGACGGCACGTTCGAATTCGACTCCCTGCCGACCGGCGGTCACGTGCAGCTGTTTGCGCTGGTGGACGGTCATCAGTCGACGCGACCGACGGTTCAGTCATTGAAAAACTATCTGAAGCGGCACAACGCCGGAGAGGAATCGATTCTCGACAATGCCATCCAGCGGCACGACGCGTTCTGGCCGCACCTGTTTCCGCTCACACAGGGTCTTTATAAAACCGAGGTGGAACTTCCCTGCACGCCAACGACATCACTGGACGTCAAAGTGGTCGATCCCCTTGGACAACCGATCGAAGGGGCGACAGTCAAATTCAATCCCAACGGGTTATTTTTTAGTGGGGAGCTGTTCATTCCGGCGATAGTCTCCTTAGAGATGTCGAACCAGATTATTCGTCATAACAATGAGGAAGTCAAACAGCGCTATCAATGGGGGAACGATACCTTTCTGGGTGTGAAAACGGATGCACAGGGAATTGCCCGGGTACGGAATCTGCCCGCCGACGACAGTGAATCCTACAAGGTTTCTGCGGATGGGTATCAAATGCCGATTTACCCCAACTCCTTTGAAGATGGGCCGAGGCGATACGCCTTAATTGATCTGTCAGGCGGTAAAACGCTGCGACGGACCATTACGATGGAAAAATATGTGCCGGTCTCATCACGGGAAATTCTTGTCGTGAATCAAAACGCTGAACCGGTTCCCGGTATCACCGTCACTGTGAACGAAATCGCCTTTGAAAACGCTCCTGATGACTGGCAGCTCTGGGCGTCCCAGCGGTTTGGGCCAATGGCCTCAGAGAAAACGGGGGATGACGGCATCGTTCGCCTGCAGCTTCCATTGGAAGTCAACGGGGAGGCGGTCTCCCGACTGCGAATTACCGTTCAGGGGCGTGTGAAAATAGAAGGCACATTACGCGACGCTTACGTACAACGCAAAAGACTGATCATTCCCCGCGAAGCTGACGGGCGGGTGGTTGTGCTGACCATTTCCAAAGAAGCCCCCAAGGAGAAAAACCAGTTCTTTGATGTTGCTGTCGCCTATGAAAAGCCGGAAGCACTATTGAGTCATTTGCCGAAACTACTTCTCAAAAAACTGCAGACACAACCCTCAATGGTCGTTCTTAATGGACTGCTGAAAATGAATCAGTTCGACGCTGCCACACCGCTTCAATTTACGAGCGACTGGAACCTGATTGGGAAAAACAGTTCAAAAAAGTCTGAACGATCTCCGATCGCTACGATTGCCACACCGCAGGGCGAACGCGTCATCGTGTTATGTGCAGTCCGCCCCAAAGACGCTACCTGGGAGCTCAAACCCAAACTCCGGTTTCCGCCTCGGGCCGCGTTTGTCTTCGATGCGGAAGGCACACTGATTCGAATGCTGGGGGGCTGGGCTTCTTCCCGAGGTTCCTACTGCAATGTCATGCTCAATAACCTGGGGGGGACCGATGATTATTTCATTACCACCTCTGCTTTTGAAACGCATGGTCCCTTTGAATATATCCAGCACTGGTATCAGATCGGACAAGAAGACAAGCCCGCGCTCACCTTTTATGGCTATGCGAACGCGACCAGTTGGAGCGGCAAGCCAGGCCCTTCGCAGCCACTGGCAGAATTTGGTTATCTGGATTTAGGGTTTAATGGCAGTAGACCGGATCATCTTGTCTGTGGCGTTTTACCCAATGGAACCCAGGCACCACGCAAAATTTACTGGGACGGCGTCCATAAGCAGTTCATTGCCCCGGTCCGGGAAAGCGTGGAGGGGAAGCCACTGTACCAGGTGGACCTGGAGCATTCCCATCAGTTTGTCCCGCTGCAGGTAGAACCGGGGCATCTGGTTGTCGGCGGTGGTCGTCGCGACTACAAAAACTGGCATGCCTGGAGTTGTGTGGTTCCGCAGGGAAAAACTGCCCGCGTGCATCTGTTCTCGGTCGATGCTTCCGGAGGACAGCCAGTCGAGACAGACTATTTCACCCGGGAACTGTCGGCAGGTCAGCACAATCTGCACCTGCATCTTGCTGACAACCAGCAGGATCAAAGTCAGTCTGATGCAGAGCTTCAAATTGATGATACGATCAAAGAGAAACTGACGGTCCCCCGCGTGCCCATTGCCGGAGTCCCGTCAGTCAAAGGAGTTTCGATTGCCCGTACGGGGAAGGGGCCGCTGGATCTGTTTAATCGCAAAACCACTCAGAAACAGCAACGGCTCATCTGGCGAGTGGAACTGCTGGATTCACCAGATAAAAGTGAGTAG
- a CDS encoding BlaI/MecI/CopY family transcriptional regulator produces MAFSLLERGFRMDQPNQNELEVLRLLWNSAPQKPAELQESFGWDIDNGTLRSVLVGMVERGLLSRKRNGRAYLYTPKVKRETQLRQTVRRLAEVFTGGSTGQLLMELAEKERLSPEELKQLKKIARGES; encoded by the coding sequence ATGGCGTTTTCCCTTTTGGAGCGAGGCTTTCGTATGGATCAACCCAATCAGAATGAACTGGAAGTGCTGCGACTGTTATGGAATAGCGCACCTCAAAAACCGGCTGAGCTGCAGGAATCGTTTGGCTGGGACATTGATAACGGCACTCTGCGGAGTGTGCTCGTCGGCATGGTCGAGCGGGGACTGCTGTCTCGGAAACGAAATGGACGGGCTTATCTGTATACACCCAAGGTCAAACGCGAAACACAACTGCGACAGACAGTCCGGCGGCTGGCAGAAGTCTTTACCGGCGGTTCCACGGGCCAACTGCTGATGGAACTGGCTGAGAAGGAACGTTTGAGTCCTGAAGAACTCAAACAGCTCAAGAAGATTGCCCGCGGCGAATCGTGA
- a CDS encoding glycerophosphodiester phosphodiesterase: protein MKSTFTILFALTLTTLLSAAEPAFLHNGVTAHRGNSGAHPENTMPAFRSGVAVGADWIELDIFQTKDGQLVVTHDKTTQRVGDKDLDVANSTFEELKTVDVATDFRKRHQLTKKECPPQQMPLLKEVLNMIKQQQKTRVSIQPKADCVRETIALVRQLKMESWVGFNDGNLNYMTQVKQLAPEIPVFWDRGADTDLEADINIAKQRGFEALVLHFKGITLEKVQQIKAASLEPGAWTVNDPAVMKQLLKQGIERIYTDEPSLLLRLKQSQSD, encoded by the coding sequence ATGAAGTCCACGTTTACCATTCTATTCGCTCTGACCCTGACGACACTGCTGTCTGCTGCGGAACCTGCATTTCTGCACAACGGCGTCACCGCACACCGGGGGAATTCGGGAGCGCATCCCGAGAACACAATGCCCGCCTTTCGCAGTGGAGTTGCCGTCGGTGCAGACTGGATCGAACTCGATATCTTCCAGACCAAGGATGGTCAACTGGTCGTCACACACGACAAAACCACACAGCGCGTCGGCGATAAGGATCTGGATGTCGCTAACTCGACTTTTGAGGAACTCAAAACGGTCGACGTCGCGACTGACTTCCGTAAACGACATCAGCTGACAAAAAAAGAATGCCCGCCTCAGCAGATGCCGCTGTTGAAAGAGGTGCTCAACATGATAAAGCAGCAGCAGAAGACTCGCGTCTCGATTCAACCCAAAGCAGACTGTGTGAGAGAAACCATCGCGCTGGTCAGACAGCTCAAGATGGAATCCTGGGTCGGCTTCAATGATGGGAACCTGAATTATATGACGCAGGTCAAGCAGTTGGCGCCGGAAATCCCTGTCTTCTGGGATCGAGGGGCCGACACGGATCTCGAAGCCGACATCAACATCGCCAAACAGCGTGGCTTCGAAGCACTCGTTCTGCATTTCAAAGGAATCACTCTCGAGAAAGTCCAGCAGATCAAAGCCGCCAGTCTCGAACCAGGCGCCTGGACCGTCAACGATCCCGCAGTCATGAAGCAACTGTTAAAACAGGGTATCGAACGCATTTATACCGACGAGCCGTCTCTGCTGCTGCGGTTGAAACAGTCTCAGTCTGACTGA